ACAAATCGACGCAGATATTCCTGCCGTCTTTCTTTATTCGCCTGATTTCATTTATATCATCCCCCCTTCTATTCGAGGGGTGACGCTTGGACATATTACTATGCCTTCAGAGCGCTTCCTCAGTATAAGCTCCTGGTACAGCGAAACCGAACGAGTCTGGAATATGTTTGTAAAATAAAACTTAATAAATAATAAAAAAATAATAAATAATAAAATATATGAACCCGAACGAAACACCGAATAAAAATACCCCGAACAGTGCGACAGCAGGCCCTAGACCCTCCCGAAGATACCATGCTCGACCGCAGCGGCCCTCTCCTAGCTCTCCCGCTCATCATTCACCTAGCCATTCATCACCTGCGCATTCTTCGGCCCACAAACCCAAAGAACGCATGATGCCTAGGCGGGGCTTTAGTGCTGGCGGCCGAGGTGGACATGGCACAGGACCAGCCGGTGAAAAGAAAGAAAATCTCCCTATCCCTCCTCTAGCTCCAGGTAATATCCGCATTATCCCTCTCGGTGGCGTGGAAGAAATTGGCATGAACATGACAGTCCTTGAAATGGGTGACGATATCATCGTCATGGACGCTGGGTTTAAATTTACAGACAGCGATACTCCCGGTATTGATTACATTTTGCCAAACACCAAATACCTGGAAGAACGAAAGCACAAGGTGCGAGGTATGATCATCACTCATGGTCACCTCGATCACATTGGAGCTTTGCCTTTTATCATGGAGCGCATCGGCAATCCCCCTCTCTACACCCGCAATCTCACCTCCCTAATGCTGAAAAAACGCCAGGCTGAATTCCCCCACCTTCAACCCATCGACTACAAGATTGTAGAAGGGAATGATCAAATAAAAATGGGCAACATTTCCGTGCAGTTTTTTGGCGTGACCCACAGTATTCCTGACTCGATGGGTATTATTATTAAAACTCCAAATGGTTGGATCGTAAACCCTGGAGACTTCAAGCTCAACCACACCGATGGGGTTGTCGATGCCGAGGAGGAAAAATCATACTCGGTCTTTAACAACCAAAAGGTTTTGCTTTACCTCGGTGAATCAACCAACATAGAAAACCCTGGCTTTTCCACCCCAGAAAAACTAGTGCACGAAAACCTAGAGGAGATTATCAGGACCATTAAAGGCCGCCTGATCATGGCCATGTTTGCGTCACACGTCTATCGTATTGCTCACATTGTGCGAGTGTGTGAAAAGTTTGGAAAAAAATTGGTGATCGAAGGTCGCAGCATGAAAAACAATATTGATATTGTTATTACGGCTGGTCTTTTGAAAGTGGACAAAAAAACTATTATCAACCCACAAGACATCGACCAGTATCCGCCAGACAAAGTGGTAGTCTTGGCAACCGGGGCTCAGGGAGAAGAGTTTTCTTTCCTTACTCGCCTTGCCAACAACAACTACAAACATTTCAAGCTGAATGAGCGCGACACCGTTCTCCTTTCGTCTTCTATTATCCCTGGAAATGAAAGGCAGGTTCAACATTTGAAGGACAGCATTGCCCGCCAAGGAGCCCATATCATGCACTACCGTACATCAGATGTGTATATTCACTCTACTGGTCACGGCAACCGCGGGGAAATGGAGTGGCTCCACCGCAAGCTGCGACCAAAATTCTTTATCCCTATCCATGGTCACCATTACATGC
This DNA window, taken from Candidatus Paceibacterota bacterium, encodes the following:
- a CDS encoding ribonuclease J, encoding MNPNETPNKNTPNSATAGPRPSRRYHARPQRPSPSSPAHHSPSHSSPAHSSAHKPKERMMPRRGFSAGGRGGHGTGPAGEKKENLPIPPLAPGNIRIIPLGGVEEIGMNMTVLEMGDDIIVMDAGFKFTDSDTPGIDYILPNTKYLEERKHKVRGMIITHGHLDHIGALPFIMERIGNPPLYTRNLTSLMLKKRQAEFPHLQPIDYKIVEGNDQIKMGNISVQFFGVTHSIPDSMGIIIKTPNGWIVNPGDFKLNHTDGVVDAEEEKSYSVFNNQKVLLYLGESTNIENPGFSTPEKLVHENLEEIIRTIKGRLIMAMFASHVYRIAHIVRVCEKFGKKLVIEGRSMKNNIDIVITAGLLKVDKKTIINPQDIDQYPPDKVVVLATGAQGEEFSFLTRLANNNYKHFKLNERDTVLLSSSIIPGNERQVQHLKDSIARQGAHIMHYRTSDVYIHSTGHGNRGEMEWLHRKLRPKFFIPIHGHHYMLRLHGELAEQLGIPKSNIIIPDDGTIIEIQADGEKIVRLPAKAPHNVVMVDGFTVGDIQDVVIRDRQILSQDGIFVIIALVNASTGKLKKSPDIISRGSVYLRESQELLRHARFLIKKTIEDNTAMSIGASGNGQVNFDYVKDAVSDAISKYLFQETAKRPIVIPVLLAI